One Aegilops tauschii subsp. strangulata cultivar AL8/78 chromosome 7, Aet v6.0, whole genome shotgun sequence genomic window carries:
- the LOC109734855 gene encoding BTB/POZ and MATH domain-containing protein 3-like, which produces MTTTAYVPPSLSASSVAIVLATGSHVLRIDSFSQAAAMLANGECLKSPKFQAGGHTWRIRCYPNGSAQKYDGYVSLVLELASHVVKDVRAEFRFILVPLRRQGWPAPATYEHADVVTFEEKGGQFGFMNFVSRDWLDKSEKLLDGAIAVRCDVTVLTQQPAPVPVVEEQELERLGLVCACKDDACKRIHAGTVEAAKALGTMPRRRRRVKEACLRLLGRLRVE; this is translated from the coding sequence ATGACGACCACGGCGTACGTCCCGCCGTCGCTCTCCGCCTCGAGCGTGGCCATCGTGCTGGCCACCGGGTCTCACGTGCTAAGGATCGACTCCTTCTCGCAGGCAGCTGCGATGCTCGCCAACGGCGAGTGTCTCAAGTCGCCCAAGTTCCAGGCGGGAGGGCACACCTGGCGTATCCGCTGCTACCCCAACGGATCGGCGCAAAAGTACGACGGCTACGTCTCCCTCGTGCTGGAGCTCGCCAGCCACGTCGTCAAGGACGTCCGCGCTGAGTTCCGGTTCATCCTGGTCCCGCTCCGGCGACAGGGCTGGCCGGCGCCGGCGACGTACGAGCACGCCGACGTGGTCACGTTCGAGGAGAAGGGCGGGCAGTTCGGCTTTATGAACTTCGTCAGCAGGGATTGGCTGGACAAGTCGGAGAAGCTACTCGACGGCGCCATCGCCGTGAGGTGCGACGTGACCGTCCTGACCCAGCAGCCGGCGCCGGTGCCTGTCGTCGAGGAGCAAGAGCTGGAGCGGCTGGGGCTGGTGTGCGCCTGCAAGGACGACGCGTGCAAGCGCATACACGCGGGTACCGTGGAGGCCGCCAAGGCCTTAGGGACGATGCCCCGTCGACGCCGCCGGGTGAAGGAGGCGTGTCTAAGGCTCCTCGGGCGTCTTCGTGTGGAATAA